The uncultured Cohaesibacter sp. genome window below encodes:
- a CDS encoding citrate:proton symporter, with protein MLALLGLVTILVLLVTVMTNKLSPLVALIVVPLAAALIGGFGLESAKFMVTGITKISSVAAMFVFAIVFFGILSDAGMMDPIINRILKTVGMKPARITLGTAILALVVHLDGSGAVTFLVTIPAMLPLYDRLKMRRVVLAAIAAMAAGTANMLPWGGPTLRAATSLNVPVTDVFNPMIGVWVVGLLSVVALAYFLGMREEKRLAAEGALTDVDHTEVHVRELSDEEKELRRPKMFWLNILLTIAVIAAMISGTLPAAISFMLGTVVALMINYPQVDAQKKRVDAHAKAALMMASILFAAGAFTGIMRESGMLKAMAETAANFVPADFASHMPALVGALSMPFSLLFDPDSYYFGVMPVIADVYKTFGGDPIAIGQASILGQMTTGFPVSPLTASTFLLIGLTGVPLGEHQKFTIPLVFAISIIMTVAAVVFGIFPI; from the coding sequence ATGCTAGCACTATTGGGATTGGTTACGATACTTGTCTTGCTCGTAACCGTCATGACAAACAAACTATCACCGCTGGTTGCTCTTATTGTTGTTCCGCTCGCCGCTGCCCTGATCGGCGGCTTCGGGCTCGAGAGCGCCAAATTCATGGTCACCGGCATCACGAAAATCTCGTCCGTTGCCGCCATGTTCGTTTTTGCCATCGTCTTCTTTGGCATCCTCTCGGACGCCGGGATGATGGATCCGATCATCAATCGCATCCTGAAAACGGTCGGCATGAAGCCTGCCCGCATCACGCTGGGCACGGCCATTCTGGCACTTGTCGTGCACCTTGATGGTTCCGGAGCCGTGACCTTCCTCGTAACAATTCCGGCAATGTTGCCGCTCTATGATCGCCTCAAGATGCGCCGCGTTGTGCTGGCCGCGATTGCAGCCATGGCTGCCGGTACAGCAAACATGCTGCCATGGGGTGGTCCGACCCTGCGTGCAGCAACGTCACTGAACGTGCCTGTGACCGATGTGTTCAACCCGATGATCGGGGTCTGGGTTGTCGGCCTTCTGTCCGTTGTCGCCCTTGCCTACTTCCTTGGCATGCGTGAAGAAAAGCGGCTGGCAGCCGAAGGTGCGCTGACCGACGTGGATCATACCGAGGTTCATGTTCGTGAACTGAGCGATGAGGAAAAGGAACTGCGCCGTCCGAAAATGTTCTGGCTGAACATTCTCCTGACCATTGCCGTTATCGCTGCCATGATTTCCGGCACTCTTCCGGCTGCCATTTCCTTCATGCTCGGTACCGTTGTTGCGCTGATGATCAACTATCCGCAGGTCGATGCCCAGAAGAAGCGGGTCGACGCTCATGCGAAAGCCGCCCTGATGATGGCTTCCATCCTGTTTGCCGCAGGCGCCTTCACCGGTATCATGCGGGAATCCGGCATGCTCAAGGCAATGGCCGAAACGGCTGCCAACTTTGTGCCTGCCGATTTCGCAAGCCATATGCCGGCCCTGGTTGGTGCGCTGTCCATGCCGTTCAGCCTGCTGTTTGACCCTGACTCCTACTATTTCGGTGTCATGCCGGTCATTGCTGACGTCTACAAGACCTTCGGTGGCGACCCGATTGCAATCGGTCAGGCTTCCATTCTTGGCCAGATGACCACCGGCTTCCCGGTTAGCCCGCTGACCGCCTCGACCTTCCTGTTGATCGGATTGACCGGTGTTCCTCTCGGGGAGCATCAGAAATTCACCATTCCGCTGGTCTTCGCAATCTCGATCATCATGACGGTTGCCGCAGTGGTCTTTGGGATTTTCCCGATCTGA
- a CDS encoding calcium/sodium antiporter: MEYLFVLVGLVCLFVGGEWLVKGAIGVSQKLGLPAFLISLTVVGFGTSMPELLVSLKAAIGHFPGIVLGNVVGSNIANILLIVGLAAMIAPIRLRAEICRRDSAVMLAATASLTVALSLHAINQWIGCAMLLSLTAYLVIAYLQDRKTGYSEYDAQRPSLSMVRIVALLAIGLVLLVAGADLLVRGATTVASDLGVSNAVIGLTVVAVGTSLPELATSMVAALHRRSDVAIGNVVGSNIFNILGILGLTSIVSPVPVADRFAYIDAWVMLGATVILFTLLMFSRIIGRIIGAFFLAAYAIYIISMA; the protein is encoded by the coding sequence ATGGAATATCTTTTTGTTTTAGTAGGTCTGGTTTGTCTGTTCGTCGGCGGTGAATGGCTGGTCAAGGGCGCGATCGGAGTTTCACAAAAGCTCGGATTGCCGGCCTTTCTGATCTCGCTGACCGTTGTCGGCTTTGGAACGTCGATGCCGGAACTGCTGGTTTCGTTGAAAGCAGCCATCGGGCATTTCCCCGGTATTGTGCTTGGCAATGTCGTCGGCTCGAACATCGCCAATATCCTGCTCATTGTCGGATTGGCAGCCATGATCGCACCGATCCGCTTGCGGGCCGAGATATGCCGTCGCGATTCAGCGGTCATGCTAGCCGCCACGGCGTCACTGACAGTTGCCCTGAGTTTGCACGCGATCAATCAGTGGATTGGCTGCGCGATGCTTTTGTCGCTGACCGCCTATCTTGTCATTGCCTATCTGCAGGACAGGAAAACCGGATACAGCGAGTATGACGCGCAGCGACCGTCCCTTTCCATGGTACGGATCGTGGCACTGCTGGCCATCGGCCTCGTGTTGCTGGTGGCGGGCGCCGACTTGCTCGTCCGGGGTGCCACGACCGTCGCCTCTGATCTGGGCGTTTCCAATGCTGTCATAGGGCTCACCGTTGTGGCTGTGGGCACCAGCCTGCCAGAATTGGCAACCTCGATGGTTGCCGCGCTTCATCGCAGGTCCGACGTCGCGATTGGAAATGTCGTTGGCTCCAATATCTTCAACATTCTTGGCATTCTCGGTCTGACGTCGATCGTCTCACCTGTGCCTGTGGCTGACCGCTTCGCCTACATCGATGCTTGGGTCATGCTTGGAGCGACAGTCATCCTGTTCACTTTGCTGATGTTTTCCCGCATCATCGGGCGGATCATCGGGGCTTTCTTCCTGGCAGCATATGCCATCTATATCATCTCGATGGCATAG
- a CDS encoding DeoR/GlpR family DNA-binding transcription regulator: MRGEDRRQFIMDMLVEHKAVDIDDLAERFGVSKMTIHRDLDELEQTGVLRKVRGGATADAGNQFESDFRVRVRQDADAKERIAREALSLIEPGMTVMVNDGSMSAVLGSMLPQQRPLTVITNNQAIISTLLGEAGITLLALGGIYSSKYNAFCGVVTEETLHRLRADIAFISAPAASGLQAFHMDDAIVQTKQAMMLAATRKCLLINHTRFNRTALHFLADLKTFDWIITDDEPEGTVSEDLKNAGLNLIVART; the protein is encoded by the coding sequence ATGAGAGGGGAAGACCGCAGGCAGTTCATCATGGACATGCTGGTGGAACACAAGGCGGTTGATATCGACGATCTTGCTGAAAGATTCGGCGTATCGAAAATGACCATTCACCGGGATCTGGATGAACTGGAACAGACTGGCGTGCTGCGCAAAGTCCGGGGAGGAGCCACGGCCGACGCGGGCAACCAGTTTGAAAGTGATTTCCGTGTCCGCGTCCGACAGGATGCCGATGCCAAGGAACGGATCGCGCGCGAGGCTTTGTCCCTGATCGAACCGGGCATGACTGTCATGGTCAATGACGGCTCGATGTCTGCCGTCCTCGGATCCATGCTCCCCCAACAGAGGCCCCTCACCGTCATAACCAACAATCAGGCCATCATCAGCACATTGCTGGGAGAAGCCGGCATAACATTGTTGGCCCTCGGAGGAATCTATTCATCCAAATACAACGCCTTTTGCGGCGTCGTGACCGAGGAGACACTGCACCGGCTGCGCGCCGACATCGCATTCATTTCAGCGCCAGCCGCATCCGGACTGCAGGCATTTCACATGGACGACGCCATCGTGCAGACCAAACAGGCAATGATGCTTGCCGCCACGCGCAAATGTCTACTGATCAATCACACCCGTTTCAACCGCACCGCCCTTCACTTTCTTGCCGACCTCAAGACCTTTGACTGGATCATCACCGATGACGAGCCAGAGGGCACCGTCTCCGAAGACCTGAAGAATGCCGGATTGAACCTCATTGTTGCAAGGACCTGA
- a CDS encoding helix-turn-helix transcriptional regulator, with protein sequence MTVAIENLTPRSGKAPLFHDAPFREQLPHPLYFRSAQMPKNAIYPRHSHPWGELVYSYSGVMEISLRDGYFLAPPQYAVWLPPNMEHQGLNRQAAVHCSLYVAEALCGQLPGETTALEVSPMLRTMLEHLRDSEGADPADPAHLRFLQVVIDQFASGPQVGSFLPWTTDSLLEPILQFLQDNPHDNRSLAELARLHGATERTLIRRCHRDLGIPFTEWKQRMRVLKAMPMLEAGETVQSIAVHLGYGSPSSFITMFRRMIGKTPDDYRKSVLKIRS encoded by the coding sequence ATGACAGTTGCTATCGAGAATCTGACACCACGATCCGGCAAGGCTCCACTCTTTCATGATGCTCCCTTTCGCGAGCAACTGCCGCATCCCCTTTACTTCCGCTCGGCACAGATGCCGAAGAATGCCATCTATCCACGCCACAGCCATCCCTGGGGGGAACTGGTCTATTCCTATAGCGGTGTGATGGAGATCAGTCTCAGGGACGGGTATTTTCTCGCGCCGCCCCAATACGCCGTGTGGCTTCCCCCCAACATGGAGCATCAGGGTCTCAATCGGCAGGCCGCCGTTCACTGTTCTCTCTATGTTGCTGAGGCACTGTGTGGTCAGCTTCCCGGCGAAACCACAGCGCTTGAAGTCAGTCCGATGCTGCGAACCATGCTGGAACATTTGAGAGACTCCGAAGGAGCAGATCCTGCCGATCCGGCGCATTTGCGGTTTCTCCAGGTTGTCATTGATCAATTTGCTTCCGGTCCGCAGGTTGGCTCTTTCCTGCCCTGGACGACTGACAGCCTTCTGGAGCCGATCCTGCAGTTTCTGCAGGACAACCCGCATGATAACCGGTCTCTGGCCGAGCTGGCGCGGCTGCACGGGGCTACCGAACGCACGCTGATCCGTCGTTGCCACCGTGATCTTGGGATTCCCTTCACCGAATGGAAGCAGAGGATGAGGGTTTTGAAGGCGATGCCCATGCTGGAGGCGGGGGAGACCGTGCAGAGCATTGCCGTCCATCTCGGCTATGGCAGCCCCTCATCCTTCATCACCATGTTCCGGCGCATGATTGGGAAGACTCCGGATGATTATCGCAAGTCGGTCCTGAAAATCCGGTCATAG
- a CDS encoding 3-oxoacid CoA-transferase subunit A — protein MSDITYLEDAVARIPDGAVLMIGGFMGVGTPPRLIDELVKQQKTNLTVIANDTARPGFGIGKLVEAGLVSKVITSHIGTNPMTQQKMIAGEIEVELVPQGTLAERIRAGGHGLGAVVTPTGVGTPAQEGQETIEIDGETFILARPLKADFALINAKQADYLGNLVYNLTARNFNPVMAMAAETVIAEAQTIVPTGALAPDLIATPHVLVDYLISKESNNG, from the coding sequence ATGTCTGACATAACTTACCTTGAGGATGCCGTTGCCAGAATTCCAGACGGCGCCGTCCTCATGATCGGCGGATTCATGGGCGTCGGTACGCCACCGCGACTGATCGACGAACTGGTCAAACAGCAAAAGACCAACCTGACCGTCATCGCCAATGACACGGCCAGACCCGGCTTCGGCATCGGCAAGCTGGTCGAGGCCGGTCTCGTATCGAAAGTCATTACCAGCCATATCGGCACCAACCCGATGACCCAGCAGAAGATGATCGCCGGGGAAATCGAGGTCGAACTGGTTCCGCAAGGCACTCTGGCCGAGCGTATCCGCGCCGGAGGTCATGGGCTGGGTGCCGTGGTCACGCCGACCGGCGTTGGCACGCCGGCACAGGAAGGGCAGGAGACCATCGAGATCGATGGCGAAACCTTCATTCTGGCCAGACCCCTCAAGGCCGATTTTGCCCTGATCAATGCCAAGCAGGCCGATTATCTGGGCAATCTGGTCTACAACCTGACCGCCCGCAATTTCAATCCGGTGATGGCAATGGCCGCAGAGACCGTGATTGCGGAAGCCCAAACGATCGTGCCCACTGGCGCTCTGGCTCCCGATCTGATCGCAACGCCGCATGTTCTGGTCGACTATCTCATTTCCAAGGAGAGCAACAATGGATAG
- a CDS encoding acyclic terpene utilization AtuA family protein, producing the protein MKTIRIGSGAGYSGDRIEPAVELAEKGDIDYLVFECLAERTIAIAQRAKLNDPEQGYDPLLTERMQAVLPACRKNGVKIVTNMGAANPLSAAKKTSEIAAQLGLGDLKIAAVSGDDVFEILKSSDVKITETGEPVSSMSNTIVSANAYVGAEPIVKALLEGADVVITGRVADPSMFLAPQIVEFGWALDDWDKLGKGTAVGHLLECAGQITGGYYAEPGKKDVEGLGHLGFPIAEVNENGEAVITKIAEAGGSVTVDTCKEQILYEVHDPAHYLTPDVTADFSNITFEQIAKDRVKVGNVTGRERPATLKASVGYVDGYIGEGEMSYAGPGCVARGKLALDIVRERLQIAKVETSELRFDLIGINAIHGDVLAPQPEPTEVRIRVAGRCETLKEAVKIGNEVETLYTNGPASGGGAGKSAKQVVAMLSALLPRDFVAPSIQFIED; encoded by the coding sequence ATGAAGACCATTCGTATTGGATCCGGTGCCGGCTACTCCGGTGACCGCATCGAACCCGCCGTGGAACTGGCAGAAAAGGGAGACATCGACTATCTCGTGTTCGAATGTCTCGCCGAACGGACCATCGCGATTGCCCAGAGAGCAAAACTGAATGATCCGGAACAGGGCTATGATCCTCTTCTGACCGAACGGATGCAGGCGGTTCTCCCCGCCTGCAGAAAGAACGGCGTCAAGATCGTGACCAACATGGGTGCGGCCAATCCGCTCTCTGCTGCCAAGAAAACCAGCGAAATTGCAGCGCAGCTGGGCCTTGGGGATCTCAAGATCGCTGCCGTCTCCGGCGACGATGTGTTCGAGATCCTCAAATCCAGCGATGTCAAGATAACGGAAACCGGTGAGCCGGTTTCCTCCATGTCCAACACCATAGTCTCCGCAAACGCCTATGTCGGTGCCGAGCCGATCGTCAAGGCCCTGCTCGAGGGCGCCGATGTGGTGATCACCGGCCGCGTGGCCGATCCCTCGATGTTCCTTGCGCCGCAGATCGTTGAATTCGGCTGGGCGCTGGATGACTGGGACAAGCTGGGCAAGGGCACCGCTGTTGGCCACCTGCTGGAATGCGCAGGCCAGATCACGGGCGGTTACTATGCCGAGCCGGGCAAGAAGGATGTCGAGGGGCTTGGTCATCTGGGGTTCCCGATTGCCGAAGTGAACGAAAATGGCGAAGCGGTCATCACCAAGATTGCCGAAGCCGGTGGCTCTGTGACCGTCGATACCTGCAAGGAACAGATCCTCTATGAGGTGCACGATCCTGCCCATTATCTGACCCCCGATGTCACCGCCGATTTCTCAAACATCACCTTCGAGCAGATTGCCAAGGATCGCGTCAAGGTTGGCAATGTGACCGGCCGTGAACGCCCCGCAACCCTCAAGGCTTCGGTTGGCTATGTCGATGGCTATATCGGTGAAGGCGAGATGTCCTATGCCGGTCCTGGCTGTGTGGCCCGCGGCAAGCTGGCGCTCGATATAGTCCGCGAGCGGTTGCAGATCGCCAAGGTGGAAACCAGCGAGCTGCGGTTCGACCTGATCGGCATCAACGCCATTCATGGCGATGTTCTGGCACCTCAGCCAGAGCCGACCGAAGTTCGCATCCGCGTTGCAGGACGCTGCGAGACGCTGAAGGAAGCTGTGAAAATCGGCAACGAGGTTGAAACGCTCTACACCAACGGCCCGGCCAGCGGTGGTGGCGCTGGAAAATCGGCCAAGCAGGTTGTTGCCATGCTGTCGGCACTGCTGCCACGGGACTTTGTCGCCCCGTCCATCCAGTTTATCGAGGATTGA
- a CDS encoding 3-oxoacid CoA-transferase subunit B — protein sequence MDSKSLIASRVAQELKSGDLVNLGIGLPTMVANYLPEGIEVFFQSENGILGMSSLPDSKLQDEDLTDAGGSPIGAIPGAVGFDSCFSFGLIRGGHLDVTVLGGLQVDEKGQLANWMVPGKMVPGMGGAMDLVAGAKCVIVAMTHTAKGSPKIVKQCNLPLTATRRVDLIVTDMAVIEPTDAGLVLRELAPGVSVEAVVAATEASLIVPDDVPEMTIKG from the coding sequence ATGGATAGCAAAAGTCTCATTGCAAGCCGTGTTGCACAGGAGCTGAAAAGCGGCGATCTCGTCAATCTGGGCATCGGCCTGCCGACCATGGTTGCCAACTATCTTCCCGAAGGGATCGAGGTTTTCTTCCAGTCGGAGAATGGCATCCTGGGCATGAGCAGCCTGCCGGACAGCAAGCTGCAGGATGAAGACCTGACCGATGCAGGCGGCAGTCCGATCGGTGCCATTCCCGGCGCTGTCGGCTTCGATTCCTGCTTCAGTTTCGGGCTCATTCGTGGCGGTCATCTGGATGTGACCGTGCTTGGCGGCTTGCAGGTCGATGAAAAGGGTCAACTGGCCAACTGGATGGTTCCGGGGAAAATGGTCCCCGGCATGGGCGGTGCCATGGATCTCGTGGCCGGTGCCAAATGTGTCATCGTGGCGATGACCCATACGGCCAAGGGCAGCCCAAAGATTGTCAAGCAATGCAATCTGCCGCTTACCGCAACGCGGCGTGTCGATCTGATCGTGACGGACATGGCCGTGATCGAGCCGACGGACGCCGGACTGGTGCTTCGGGAGCTGGCACCGGGCGTCTCGGTGGAAGCGGTTGTTGCCGCAACGGAAGCCAGCCTCATCGTGCCGGACGACGTGCCGGAAATGACCATCAAGGGCTGA
- a CDS encoding acetyl-CoA C-acetyltransferase: MTDIIIAAAARTAVGTFNGGLSTVPAHELGATVIRALLEKAGVNPLEVSDVILGQVLTAGQGQNPARQSAIASGLPETSTALTINQVCGSGLRAVAFGMQSIKCGDASIVIAGGQENMSLAPHVMNLRKGTKMGPATMEDTMIKDGLWDAFNDYHMGLTAENVATTCGISRESQDRLAAESQRRAAAAQAAGKFDAEVVPVSIQTRKGEVIIEKDEFIRPETTQETLAKLRPAFKKDGTVTAGNASGLNDGAAAVLMMSGEEAEKRGIKPMARVVAWATAGVDPALMGTGPIAASRKALHKAGWTAEDLDLIEANEAFAAQAAAVNDEMGWNTSKVNVNGGAIALGHPIGASGARILVSLLHEMERRDAKKGLATLCIGGGMGIALCVERA, translated from the coding sequence ATGACCGACATCATCATTGCAGCCGCTGCGCGCACTGCCGTTGGCACCTTCAACGGCGGTCTGTCGACCGTTCCGGCCCATGAACTGGGGGCGACTGTCATTCGGGCGCTGCTTGAAAAGGCGGGTGTCAATCCGCTTGAAGTCTCCGACGTCATTCTCGGTCAGGTGCTGACCGCGGGGCAGGGACAGAACCCGGCAAGGCAATCGGCCATTGCCAGCGGGCTGCCTGAAACTTCCACCGCCCTGACAATCAATCAGGTCTGTGGGTCCGGGCTTCGCGCCGTTGCCTTTGGCATGCAGTCGATCAAATGCGGTGATGCCTCTATCGTCATCGCCGGCGGGCAGGAAAACATGAGCCTTGCACCCCATGTGATGAACCTGCGCAAGGGGACGAAAATGGGACCGGCAACCATGGAAGACACCATGATCAAGGATGGTCTCTGGGATGCCTTCAACGACTATCACATGGGGCTGACGGCCGAGAATGTTGCCACGACCTGCGGTATTTCTCGCGAAAGTCAGGACCGTCTGGCCGCCGAATCCCAGCGTCGGGCGGCTGCGGCTCAGGCTGCGGGCAAGTTCGATGCGGAAGTCGTTCCGGTTTCCATCCAGACCCGGAAGGGCGAAGTGATCATCGAAAAGGATGAATTCATCCGTCCCGAAACCACTCAGGAGACCCTTGCCAAATTGCGCCCGGCCTTCAAGAAGGACGGAACGGTCACCGCGGGCAATGCATCGGGCCTGAATGATGGTGCGGCTGCCGTTTTGATGATGTCCGGTGAGGAAGCCGAAAAGCGTGGCATCAAGCCAATGGCACGTGTGGTCGCCTGGGCAACTGCTGGCGTGGACCCGGCTCTCATGGGGACGGGGCCGATCGCGGCATCACGCAAGGCACTGCACAAGGCAGGCTGGACAGCGGAAGATCTGGATCTGATCGAGGCCAACGAAGCCTTCGCGGCACAGGCCGCTGCGGTGAATGATGAAATGGGCTGGAACACCAGCAAGGTCAACGTCAATGGTGGTGCCATTGCCCTGGGTCATCCGATTGGTGCCTCTGGTGCCCGCATTCTCGTCTCGCTGCTGCATGAGATGGAGCGTCGCGACGCCAAGAAGGGTCTGGCAACACTGTGCATTGGCGGCGGCATGGGCATTGCCCTTTGCGTCGAGCGGGCATGA
- a CDS encoding triose-phosphate isomerase, which translates to MTTTPRFWIGTSWKMNKTLAEAVAFANGLKAADADRDPRIQRFVVPPFTAVREVKAMLATTSVKVGAQNMHWSEAGAWTGEISPSMLTDCSLDLVELGHSERREFFGETNETVGLKTEAAVRHGLTPLICIGETLEQKESGRARQVLEEEVRGALGKLTGDQKQATILLAYEPVWAIGDKGIPASSDYADARQAEILAVAEDMLGYRPLCLYGGSVNPGNCEELINCPNIDGLFIGRSAWQVEGYLDILDKCSKAIQ; encoded by the coding sequence ATGACAACCACCCCTCGTTTCTGGATCGGCACAAGCTGGAAGATGAACAAGACGCTGGCCGAAGCCGTGGCATTCGCCAACGGCCTCAAGGCTGCCGATGCCGATCGCGACCCGCGCATCCAGCGTTTTGTCGTGCCGCCGTTCACGGCCGTGCGAGAAGTCAAGGCGATGCTGGCCACCACGTCCGTCAAGGTTGGAGCCCAGAACATGCACTGGTCAGAAGCGGGGGCCTGGACCGGGGAGATCTCGCCTTCGATGCTCACCGATTGCAGCCTTGATCTGGTGGAACTGGGACATTCCGAGCGCCGCGAATTCTTCGGCGAAACCAATGAAACGGTCGGCCTGAAGACCGAAGCCGCCGTGCGCCATGGCCTCACGCCTCTCATCTGCATCGGCGAGACCCTTGAGCAGAAAGAATCTGGGCGAGCCCGACAGGTTCTGGAAGAGGAAGTGCGCGGTGCGCTGGGCAAATTGACCGGCGATCAGAAGCAGGCAACCATCCTGCTTGCCTATGAACCCGTATGGGCGATCGGCGACAAGGGCATTCCGGCCAGTTCCGACTATGCCGACGCCCGACAGGCCGAGATTCTCGCCGTGGCCGAGGACATGCTGGGCTATCGCCCGCTTTGCCTCTACGGAGGCTCGGTCAATCCCGGCAACTGCGAAGAGCTGATCAATTGCCCCAATATCGACGGTCTGTTCATCGGCCGTTCGGCATGGCAGGTGGAAGGCTACCTCGACATTCTGGACAAATGCTCAAAGGCCATCCAGTAG
- a CDS encoding DUF2283 domain-containing protein translates to MPVEAERFACLDGQEKDVFYLYLPNHPGKGTAGAVARSISLRDLIGGNKDIDLAEILAGTDIILDCDASGRLIGLEVLT, encoded by the coding sequence ATGCCTGTGGAAGCAGAACGATTTGCTTGTCTGGACGGGCAGGAGAAGGACGTCTTCTACCTTTATCTTCCAAATCATCCGGGTAAGGGGACGGCGGGCGCTGTTGCCCGCTCGATATCCTTGAGAGACCTGATTGGCGGGAACAAGGATATTGATCTCGCAGAGATCCTGGCTGGAACGGATATCATTCTGGATTGCGATGCAAGCGGTCGCCTGATCGGGCTCGAGGTCCTGACATGA
- a CDS encoding LysR substrate-binding domain-containing protein translates to MQPSFRQIRAFLSVASHLKFTRAAEELNISQPALTVQINQLEEALSIKLFNRNRRQVTLTPAGHDLLPLFERIAADMDEVMTASSDIYQARRGVVRIAALPSVTSRIVPKAMATFRKTHPNIQIRIRDVVAETVVEMVKNEDVDFGIGVRLTPDREIKVENFITDHVCAFYQGGHPLENARAILKLNDCVAYPLILTGKNSSIRVLFERSMAREGTEVDIAAEANYMSTALGMVRAGLGVAILPKSAIDAGSVLGLAYKQIDAPWLHRRIGIIRKASRTDSPVAEHFIKALQAAVDSMPNNAFQSARKTELTK, encoded by the coding sequence ATGCAGCCCAGTTTCCGCCAGATACGCGCCTTTCTTTCGGTCGCTTCGCATTTGAAATTCACACGCGCAGCCGAGGAATTGAACATTTCCCAACCCGCGCTTACCGTCCAGATCAACCAGCTGGAAGAAGCACTCTCCATCAAGCTGTTCAACAGGAACCGCCGTCAGGTTACCCTCACCCCAGCCGGACATGACCTGTTGCCCCTGTTCGAGCGGATAGCAGCGGACATGGACGAGGTGATGACCGCCAGTAGCGACATCTATCAGGCGCGCCGCGGCGTCGTGCGCATCGCCGCCCTGCCCTCGGTCACATCACGCATCGTTCCGAAGGCGATGGCCACATTTCGCAAGACCCATCCGAATATCCAGATCCGCATCCGCGACGTCGTGGCGGAAACCGTCGTTGAAATGGTCAAGAACGAGGATGTGGACTTTGGCATCGGCGTCCGACTGACGCCGGATCGCGAGATCAAGGTCGAAAATTTCATTACAGATCACGTCTGCGCGTTTTACCAGGGCGGCCACCCTCTTGAAAACGCCAGAGCCATCCTGAAGCTCAATGACTGTGTCGCCTATCCGCTCATTCTGACGGGCAAGAACAGCTCGATCCGTGTCCTTTTCGAGCGCTCCATGGCACGAGAAGGCACCGAGGTCGATATCGCGGCAGAGGCGAACTACATGTCGACCGCATTGGGAATGGTGCGCGCCGGTCTCGGGGTCGCCATTCTCCCCAAATCCGCGATCGACGCCGGTAGCGTCCTCGGGCTTGCCTACAAACAGATTGACGCCCCATGGCTGCACCGCCGCATTGGTATCATTCGCAAGGCGAGCAGAACAGATTCCCCTGTGGCGGAACATTTCATCAAGGCCCTGCAAGCCGCCGTCGACAGCATGCCCAACAATGCGTTTCAAAGCGCAAGGAAAACCGAGTTGACCAAGTAG
- a CDS encoding DMT family transporter, whose product MDHRKPLDLTAIGLMIGICSIWAMQQIGLKATEVYASPILQIGIRSGLAAICIYVLSAFQQRRPAVLGQTAMIGAVTGLLFALEFFLVGKALKYSSASHVVVFLYTAPVFAALGLHLKLPTERLSRIQWGGILVAVIGIAYAFLMPATGKSGTEVAASTMLGDAMALAAGAVWGATTILIRTTRLSDLPATHTLFYQLSLTSIVLIVVSVLTLQTAIIPAAPLFWNLAFQTLIVAFSSFLCWFWMLTRYKASQLGVFSFLTPLFGVILGALLLHEPLTHTFLTGAAGVLVGIITVSASPWVERLRHARGQSSKDQEIPA is encoded by the coding sequence TTGGATCACCGCAAACCTCTTGATCTTACCGCCATCGGCCTGATGATCGGCATTTGCTCAATCTGGGCGATGCAGCAGATCGGTCTCAAGGCGACGGAAGTCTATGCTTCCCCAATTCTGCAGATCGGCATCCGCTCCGGTCTCGCGGCGATTTGCATCTATGTCCTGTCGGCGTTCCAGCAAAGACGCCCCGCGGTTCTGGGCCAGACCGCGATGATCGGCGCTGTCACGGGGTTGTTGTTTGCGCTTGAGTTTTTCCTCGTCGGAAAGGCGCTCAAATACAGCAGTGCGTCCCATGTGGTGGTTTTTCTCTACACGGCGCCGGTCTTTGCCGCACTCGGTCTGCATCTGAAGCTGCCAACCGAGCGCCTTTCCCGTATCCAATGGGGTGGCATTCTGGTGGCTGTCATCGGAATTGCCTATGCCTTTCTGATGCCGGCAACGGGCAAGAGTGGAACGGAGGTCGCAGCGTCGACCATGTTGGGCGATGCCATGGCCCTTGCTGCTGGCGCGGTGTGGGGGGCAACAACCATCCTCATCCGAACAACCCGCCTCAGTGATCTGCCCGCAACGCACACCTTGTTCTATCAACTCTCGCTCACGTCTATTGTCCTGATTGTTGTGTCCGTACTGACTCTCCAGACGGCAATCATTCCTGCCGCGCCGCTCTTCTGGAATCTGGCTTTCCAAACCCTGATCGTCGCCTTTTCCAGTTTCCTCTGCTGGTTTTGGATGCTGACCCGCTACAAGGCCTCGCAGTTGGGAGTGTTTTCCTTCTTGACGCCGCTGTTCGGCGTCATTCTGGGGGCATTGCTGCTGCATGAACCGCTGACTCACACGTTTTTGACTGGCGCAGCCGGTGTGCTTGTCGGCATTATCACGGTGAGTGCCAGTCCGTGGGTTGAACGCTTGCGTCACGCCCGAGGTCAATCGAGCAAGGATCAGGAGATTCCAGCATGA